The genomic region CATATTCGGCCAGTCGCATGAGCCGACCGTAATCCTCTAAAACGGTTTCAGGTCTGGTTTTAAGTACCACTACTTTACTCATAGTTCTGGATCAGGCGTCAGGAATCAGAAGCCGGGTTAAAAACATCCCTTATCTGGTTTATTTACCCCCTGGGTGATGATTTTTCAATTTCCCTCTGATTTCGGGCTTCTACTCTCTGCTTCCTGTTCATAAAATCTTTTTGATGGATCGAACGGCCTGGTGAATTCGTTTTTCATTTTCAACCAGGGCAAATCTTACATATTCATCTCCGTACTGGCCGAATCCAATCCCTGGAGAGACGGCCACTTTTGCTTCTTTGATCAGAAATTTTGCAAATTCCAGGGATCCTAAATGGATAAATTTAGGTGGAATTTTAGCCCAAACAAACATGGTCCCTTTGGGTTTTTCGATCGCCCAACCCGCCTTGTTCAATCCCTCTACCAGTACATCTCTGCGGTTTTTGTAAGTACGCACGATTTCTTCAACACAATCTTGAGGCCCGTTAAGGGCAATAATACTGGCAATTTGAATGGGTTGAAATACTCCATAATCCAGGTAGCTTTTAATACGTTTCAAAACTTGAATAATCTCCGAATTACCCACAGCAAAGCCAACCCGCCATCCCGCCATGCTATAGCTTTTAGAAAGAGAGAAAAATTCAACCCCTACCTCCTTCGCTCCCCGGACCTCCATCAGACTCGGAGCTCTATACCCGTCAAAGACAAGATCTGCATAGGCGAAATCATGGATCACAATAATATCATGGGCTTTGGCAAATTCTACTAACTCCTCAAAGAAAGGCCGCTCAACCGTGACGGTGGTCGGGTTATGGGGGAAACTCACGATAATAAGCTTCGGAAGGGGCCATGTCTGCTTGGTGGCCTCTAAAAGATTCTCCATAAAATCACTCCCCGAGGTCAAAGGGATACTCCTTAAATCTCCACCTGCAATGATAACGCTATAGGCGTGAATGGGATAGGTGGGCGTGGGGGCAAAAGCAACGTCTCCACGTCCCATCAAGGCAAGAACCAAATGGGAAAGTCCTTCCTTAACCCCAATGGTTGTAACGACCTCCGTATCGGGATCAAGTTCGACTTGATACCGTCGAGCATACCAGTCCGCAATGGCTTTTCTTAAATTGGGAATTCCGGCTGAAGCAGAATACCTATGATTTTTAGGATTGTAGGCTGCCTCACAAAGTTTGTCTACAATATGTTTAGGGGTCGGTAAATCGGGATTACCCATTCCCAGGTCTACAATATCCTCACCCTGCCGTCTGGCTTCCATTTTTAACTCATTTACAATGCTAAAAACATAGGGGGGTAATCGTTTAATACGAGCAAATTTTTCCATAAAGCCTCCTCTCAACGAACTGCTCATCGCTTACACGTAGGGTACATATATCATGATACTAAATAGCAGATCCCTTCTATTCTGTCAAGAAAGTCCTTCTCAGACAAGATCGAATGGATTTAGCAAACGAGTTTTTGAATGGTTAAACTTTTACGGATTTGAATTATCTATTTTATAAGGTTAATTCTGTGTAATTCCCTGTCCTCATCCCCCAACTCCCTCTCCCACGCTGGGGAAAGGGGGGCGAAGATATACGTACCAGAATAAGAAGGTTACCCAGCGGGGCAACCTAGGGGTAGCCCCTGGCTTACGCCAGGAGAAATGGGATAAAACCATCCTCTAAGCCCCGTTAGGGGCAACTTGTTTAACAGGACGCAATTAGGGAGCTTAAAAAATTCTGAATTTATGAATCCCCAACTTACATCGGGGGCTACCAACCGTTCGCCCCTAACAAGTCTTTTCAGCTTAACCCGGCATGTATAGGGGCTTGAGGTGAGGGCAAATGACCCTTTCAAATTTAAGTACCTAGTGTGCTCTGGTTAAGGGGTAAAAGGGATGTAGGTGCGGTTTCTATCCTCTGATTTTGAATGATATATTTTCAACCAGATTTGGTATCTTTGCAGGATCTCTTCGGATGAAGGGTTGTTACCTGTAAGTGATCAAACCATGAAGATAAAAACGTCTAAAACCTGGACGACGGAAGACTGGTAAAAGCTCACTCTGGTTGATGGATCAGTCCTATTCTTTGTGAATGCGGAATGATGGGGATAAAGACGGTCTTGGCATCAAGGTTGCTAAAAGGTTTGAACGCTTAAAACAGGGGCTTCTAGCTCTGAAATAACTAAGTAATCCAGTTTAATATAAATCAGTTCCGGTCCATTGTTTGCTTAGTTTTGACAAATAACTCTACGCCATTCATAAGCCCTTAGAAGGGTAAATAATAATAAAGAGATACCTACATTCCGCCCATGGGAAGGATAGAGTAAAAGTCTTTATTAAATAAACAATGCACGAA from Candidatus Limnocylindrales bacterium harbors:
- a CDS encoding aminotransferase class I/II-fold pyridoxal phosphate-dependent enzyme, producing MEKFARIKRLPPYVFSIVNELKMEARRQGEDIVDLGMGNPDLPTPKHIVDKLCEAAYNPKNHRYSASAGIPNLRKAIADWYARRYQVELDPDTEVVTTIGVKEGLSHLVLALMGRGDVAFAPTPTYPIHAYSVIIAGGDLRSIPLTSGSDFMENLLEATKQTWPLPKLIIVSFPHNPTTVTVERPFFEELVEFAKAHDIIVIHDFAYADLVFDGYRAPSLMEVRGAKEVGVEFFSLSKSYSMAGWRVGFAVGNSEIIQVLKRIKSYLDYGVFQPIQIASIIALNGPQDCVEEIVRTYKNRRDVLVEGLNKAGWAIEKPKGTMFVWAKIPPKFIHLGSLEFAKFLIKEAKVAVSPGIGFGQYGDEYVRFALVENEKRIHQAVRSIKKIL